The Streptomyces lienomycini sequence TGTGCATGTCGATGCGAGGGATCCGCAAGCCCGGCGCGAAGACCATCACCTCGGCCGTACGCGGCCAGCTGCGCGACGGCGCCACACGCAACGAGGCGATGAGCCTGATCATGGCGCGCTGAGCGAGCCGAAGGATCAGGCCGCGGACGCCGCGCCCGGGTGGTTGTCGTCCTCGTCCTCCGGGAGCTTGCAGACGCGCTCCATGAAGACCGCGGCCGCTATGACGGCGATGCCCGCCACGACCGAGGCGCCCGCGTAGATGGCCTGGTCGCGGCGGGCCGGGACGTCGAGGTACTCCAGCAGGAAGACGCCCGTGCCGCCGTACATGCCGGCGACGAGGGCGGCCACCAGGGCGCTGGCCTGGCCGAAGACGACCGCGCGGGCCGCCATCATCGGGTCGACGCCCTTGGCGCCGGGGACCCGCTCCCGCTGCGCCTTCAGGCGGGCGCGGATCGACAGGGCCGTGGCCAGCAGGATCACGGCGATCAGGGCCAGGACGACGGGCGCGGCCAGGGGGACGCTCGGGAGGGTGCCCACCGAGTTCCACAGGCGGGCTCCGGCCCAGGACAGGACCCCGGCGACGACGAACACGCCGGCCAGCACCCTGATGCGCAGCTCTTTCACGGTGTCCCGGTGTCCCTTCGGTTCCCCTGCGTGGTCGTCCTGACCTCGTCGACCTTAACGACTACTCGGGCAGCCGGAGTTCCAGGTCGGCGCGGGGCGCGACGCCGT is a genomic window containing:
- a CDS encoding DUF3180 domain-containing protein, which translates into the protein MKELRIRVLAGVFVVAGVLSWAGARLWNSVGTLPSVPLAAPVVLALIAVILLATALSIRARLKAQRERVPGAKGVDPMMAARAVVFGQASALVAALVAGMYGGTGVFLLEYLDVPARRDQAIYAGASVVAGIAVIAAAVFMERVCKLPEDEDDNHPGAASAA